DNA from Methylobacterium currus:
AGAACGGCCTGCCCGCGGCGACCAAGCTGCGCGACACCCGCGACATCGCGCCGGAAAAGTCCTCCGACCGCGTCGAGCCGCCCACCCCGGACGAGGTCCTGGCCGACGGCGTGCAGGACAATGCGTACAAGGATGCGTTCGGCCTCGCCGTGACCTCCCTGCGCCAGGCGCTGCAGGACCTGCCGGAGATCGCCGAACTGTCGAAGAGCATCGTGATCGAGGTGACGGCGAAGGGCCTCGACATCTCCCTCGTCGACCAGGACAACCGCTCGATGTTCCCGGAGGGCTCAACCCGGCCGAACGACCGCACCCGCCAGGTGCTGGAGCGGATCGTCCCGACCCTGCGCCGTCTGCCCAACCGCATCGCGGTGACCGGCTACACCGCCGCCGACCGCCCCGGCCGCCGCCCCGCCGCCCCGCCCTGGGAGCTCTCCGCCGGCCGAGCGGTCAGCGTGCGCGAGA
Protein-coding regions in this window:
- a CDS encoding OmpA/MotB family protein; the protein is MARKKRGAHGGHGWFVTFADLMALLMSFFVMIAAYSTQDQKKLQLVAGSMRDAFGNNRESRFAGIIEKNGLPAATKLRDTRDIAPEKSSDRVEPPTPDEVLADGVQDNAYKDAFGLAVTSLRQALQDLPEIAELSKSIVIEVTAKGLDISLVDQDNRSMFPEGSTRPNDRTRQVLERIVPTLRRLPNRIAVTGYTAADRPGRRPAAPPWELSAGRAVSVREILAGSGLPGDRFAAVSGKADTEPLFPDNPYLPANRRVTVTLLNEAPPTPRGVGFP